Proteins found in one Ptychodera flava strain L36383 chromosome 16, AS_Pfla_20210202, whole genome shotgun sequence genomic segment:
- the LOC139114343 gene encoding haloacid dehalogenase-like hydrolase domain-containing protein 3 → MTSSGIKLLTVDVTNTLIRIRISVGHQYTRVASQFGFQYYQEELLTNSFKEQYKKLWDAHPNFGQQDGSMTPTEWWKLIVKRTFTNAYRGYENLDLEPLADKLFHEFSTSRCWEIFPDVKETMPKIQATGVGLCVLSNTDSRKRNILKELDLMKYFSDVVLSGENHTFKPQSEIFKLAMERSNVKPSECVHVGDDVEADYKAARNVGMSAYLIDRKGKLANSSDVDEKHILKDLSQLVDVLS, encoded by the coding sequence ATGACATCCTCGGGCATCAAGCTACTGACTGTGGATGTTACCAACACTCTAATACGCATTAGAATCTCCGTTGGACACCAGTACACCAGGGTAGCTTCGCAGTTTGGGTTCCAGTACTACCAGGAGGAGCTGTTGACAAACTCCTTCAAGGAACAGTACAAGAAATTATGGGATGCACACCCAAACTTCGGTCAGCAAGATGGAAGCATGACGCCGACTGAGTGGTGGAAGCTGATCGTGAAGAGGACATTTACAAATGCATATAGGGGTTATGAAAATTTAGATTTAGAGCCCTTGGCTGATAAACTTTTTCATGAGTTTTCAACATCCAGGTGTTGGGAAATCTTTCCAGATGTTAAGGAGACTATGCCAAAGATACAAGCAACTGGAGTGGGGCTCTGTGTCTTGTCAAACACAGACAGCCGCAAGAGAAACATACTGAAAGAGCTAGATCTGATGAAATACTTTTCAGATGTCGTTCTGTCAGGAGAAAACCACACTTTCAAGCCACAatctgaaatattcaaattagccaTGGAGAGGTCAAATGTCAAACCATCAGAGTGCGTGCATGTGGGTGATGATGTTGAAGCTGATTACAAAGCAGCAAGGAATGTTGGGATGTCAGCATATTTGATTGACAGAAAGGGCAAACTGGCAAATTCCTCAGATGTTGATGAAAAACACATTCTGAAAGATCTAAGTCAGCTTGTGGATGTATTGTCCTAG